The genomic region CCCGCTCCGCGCGCTGGGAGCGGGCCAAGCCCTCGAACGAGAACGGCCGGGTGACGATCCCCACCGTGAGGATGCCCATCTCCTTGGCGATCTCGGCTACGACCGGCGCCCCTCCCGTCCCCGTCCCGCCGCCCATCCCTGCGGTGATGAACACCATGTCCAGCCCCTCAAGCAGGTCCGCGATCTCGTCCCGCGATTCCTCGGCCGCCTCGCGCCCGACCTCGGGATCGCCCCCTGCCCCGAGCCCACCCGTGCGCTTGGTCCCGAGCTGCAACCGGCGGTGGGCCTCCACGATCTCCAGTACCTGGGCGTCGGTGTTCATCACCACGAGCTCGACGCCCACCATCCCAGCCTGGGCCATGCGGCTCACGGCGTTCCCGCCGCCGCCGCCGACCCCCACGACCATGATCTTGGCTGGGCTCTCCCCCATCACGCTCACCCCCGGAGGAAGCTGCGGAACCACCCGAACAGCTTGCCCAGCATCCCTTTCGACCCCCGCGTGCGCTTCGTGGGCACGAAGTCCCGGGTCTCCACCGCGTACTTGAGGAGCCCGATCCCGGTGGCGTAGATGGGGGACTCGACGATGTCCCGCAGCCCGTGGATTCCCTGGGGGAGGCTTCCCACACGGGCGGGGAGCCCATAGCGCTTCTCGATGTACTCCGCGATCCCGGAGAGGAGCGCTGTACCGCCGGTGATCACCACGCCCGCCGGGATGAGGTCCCGGTAGCCGGCGTCCTCCACCTCCTGCATCGCGAGGTCGAGGATCTCCTCCACTCGGGGCTCGATGACCTTGGCGAGCTTCTTTCGCGACACCTGTTTTGTGCTCTCCCCTCCGATCGTGGCCACTTCAATCTTTTCGTCATCGCCCACCGAGTCAACGAGGCAAGTTCCGTACTGTTTTTTGATTCGCTCCGCCTCTTCGATCGGGGTCTGGAGGCCCACGGTGATGTCGTTCGTGATATGTTCGCCGGCGATGGGGATCGTCTTCGAAAACCAGATATCCCCGCCGCGAAACACGGAGATGTCGGTCGTTCCCCCGCCCGAATCGAGGAGGACAACGCCCAGCTCCTTCTCCGCTGAGGAGAGGACCGCCATCGCCGAGGCGAGGGGCTCGAGCACGATCTGGGAGATCCCGATCCCCACCGCTTCCACGCACCGCACGAGGTTGTGGACCGCGGTCACCGATCCGAGCACGATGTGCACGTCCACCTCGAGGCGGGTCCCGGTCATCCCTACCGGGTCGGTGATCCCTTCCTGGCCGTCCACGATGTACTGCCGGGGGATGACGTGGATGAGTTCCACATCCGGGGAGAGGGGCATCGTCCGTGCGGCCTCCACCACCCGCCGTACGTCCTCGGCGGTGATGATCCGGTCCGGCCGCGTGATGGATACGGTCGCGGAGTTGTTGAGGGAGCGGATGTGCTTCCCCGCGATGCCGACGTAGGCATTCTGGACCCGCACATCGGCCATGTTCTCCGCTTCTTCCACCGCTTTGCGGATCGACTGCACGGTGCGGCCGATGTCGACCACGACCCCCTTTTCCAGGCCCCGCGACGGCGATGTCCCCAGACCGATGACCTCGATGTACTCGTCGACCACGTTGGCCACCAGACAGGCCACCTTGGTCGTCCCGACATCCAACCCCACCATCAGCCGCTCCCGACTCATCGAACCACCACCTTCATCTCGTTCGCTTCAGGATCACCTCGTCGCTCACGCGGAAATCCACCGTGGCGCACTCGGCAAGCAGCCCTCGCTTCCATAGTTCCTCCAGGATAGCAAGTCGGTCCCCCAGTTGGCCAATCTCGCC from Candidatus Bipolaricaulis anaerobius harbors:
- the ftsA gene encoding cell division protein FtsA; translation: MSRERLMVGLDVGTTKVACLVANVVDEYIEVIGLGTSPSRGLEKGVVVDIGRTVQSIRKAVEEAENMADVRVQNAYVGIAGKHIRSLNNSATVSITRPDRIITAEDVRRVVEAARTMPLSPDVELIHVIPRQYIVDGQEGITDPVGMTGTRLEVDVHIVLGSVTAVHNLVRCVEAVGIGISQIVLEPLASAMAVLSSAEKELGVVLLDSGGGTTDISVFRGGDIWFSKTIPIAGEHITNDITVGLQTPIEEAERIKKQYGTCLVDSVGDDEKIEVATIGGESTKQVSRKKLAKVIEPRVEEILDLAMQEVEDAGYRDLIPAGVVITGGTALLSGIAEYIEKRYGLPARVGSLPQGIHGLRDIVESPIYATGIGLLKYAVETRDFVPTKRTRGSKGMLGKLFGWFRSFLRG